A DNA window from Impatiens glandulifera chromosome 7, dImpGla2.1, whole genome shotgun sequence contains the following coding sequences:
- the LOC124910200 gene encoding probable methyltransferase TCM_000331: MNKTLPIMKDIIKDMFLNQTPFDMIETFRIADLGCASGPNTLLFVSEIIDTVYKLSNQNINNKIPEILVVLNDLHKNDFNNIFIVLPYFYEQLKEKYGYEFSQKCFISGVPASFYGRIFPRKSLHFVHSSYSIHWISQVPENLDNKGHIYMEKTSHPNVFNVYKKQFYKDFSSFLTHRSHEILPKGRMVLTLIGRNMLDHDPSENDIWCIYELLAQSLLDAVSQGLIKQSEVDSFNLPVYHPYKDEVMTIIQEENSFDLEKLQDFDCDWDSDDKNYDCNDKLYKKGSGEYLTNCIRSITEPMLVRHFGELDLDYVFERYKEHAANNLEMIKTNYINLIICLSKK, translated from the exons ATGAATAAGACACTGCCCATTATGAAGGACATCATCAAAGACATGTTCCTCAATCAAACACCATTTGATATGATAGAGACTTTTAGGATTGCAGATCTTGGATGTGCTTCAGGGCCCAACACCCTTTTATTCGTGTCCGAGATTATCGACACCGTCTACAAGCTGTCTAACCAGAATATCAATAACAAAATCCCAGAGATATTAGTCGTGTTGAACGATCTACACAAAAATGACttcaataacatatttattgtACTACCATATTTCTACGagcaattaaaagaaaaatatggaTATGAATTTAGCCAAAAGTGTTTTATCTCTGGTGTGCCAGCATCTTTTTATGGAAGGATTTTTCCAAGAAAAAGTTTGCACTTTGTACACTCTTCTTATAGCATTCATTGGATCTCCcag GTCCCAGAAAATCTTGACAACAAAGGGCATATTTACATGGAGAAAACGAGCCATCCTAATGTGTTCAATGTATACAAGAAACAATTTTACAAGGACTTCTCATCTTTCCTTACTCATAGGTCACATGAGATTCTGCCTAAGGGTAGAATGGTCCTTACTCTTATTGGAAGAAACATGCTTGATCATGATCCATCTGAAAATGATATTTGGTGCATTTATGAACTATTAGCCCAATCACTTCTTGATGCAGTTTCTCAG GGGCTTATTAAACAATCAGAGGTGGATTCATTTAATTTGCCTGTCTACCATCCTTATAAAGATGAAGTAATGACAATCATTCAAGAGGAGAACTCTTTTGATCTTGAAAAGTTACAAGATTTTGATTGTGACTGGGATTCTGATGATAAAAACTATGATTGCAAtgacaaattatataaaaaaggaaGTGGAGAATATTTAACAAATTGCATCAGATCGATTACAGAGCCTATGTTGGTGAGACATTTCGGAGAGCTTGACTTGGATTATGTGTTCGAGAGATACAAAGAACATGCAGCTAATAATCTCGAAATGATTAAGACAAATTATATCAATCTCATAATTTGTCTAAGTAAGAAATAA